In the Dioscorea cayenensis subsp. rotundata cultivar TDr96_F1 chromosome 12, TDr96_F1_v2_PseudoChromosome.rev07_lg8_w22 25.fasta, whole genome shotgun sequence genome, one interval contains:
- the LOC120274051 gene encoding serine/threonine-protein kinase BSK1-like, giving the protein MGCCFTTAHQPQNPDSDNDEQHHDAPDTNVNPAEDTDVNPAEVMALSEDGWNNITEQHQEGTAPFRQYTLHELMAATDGFSGQNFLSKGGGEIPNNTYRGRLPGGQRIAVKRFTLLAWPDEAQFREMAIRGGRLRHRRLVNLIGYYCDADERLLVAEFMPNVSLATHLSNSRNRTMEWSMRLRVACYIAEALEYCINEARTLYFDLNPNKVLLDEAGSPCLSCFGLAKNHRKGRCYRTNISYTPPECVSGMVTPESMIYSFGILLQDLLSGKKIPRDEALELVLGKKISIILDSRLNGEYSIEEATVLMKLAYQCLEHNPMDRPTIGDVIATLAQVQNNAGGPSNAIPGTEGQDA; this is encoded by the exons ATGGGTTGCTGCTTTACCACCGCCCACCAACCGCAGAACCCCGACTCCGACAACGACGAGCAGCACCACGACGCCCCAGACACCAATGTCAACCCGGCCGAGGACACCGATGTCAACCCCGCCGAGGTGATGGCCCTCTCAGAAGATGGATGGAACAACATCACCGAACAACATCAAGAGGGAACAGCGCCATTCCGCCAGTACACTCTTCACGAGCTAATGGCTGCGACGGATGGATTCTCCGGCCAGAACTTTCTCTCAAAAGGCGGCGGTGAAATCCCGAACAACACTTACAGGGGCCGCCTTCCTGGGGGCCAGCGAATCGCCGTCAAGAGGTTTACCTTGTTGGCCTGGCCTGATGAAGCGCAGTTCAGG GAGATGGCGATTAGAGGGGGAAGGTTGAGACACCGGAGGCTTGTGAACTTGATTGGGTACTACTGCGATGCTGATGAGAGGCTTCTTGTGGCGGAGTTCATGCCCAATGTTTCACTCGCCACTCATCTTTCCAACT CTAGAAATAGGACCATGGAGTGGTCTATGCGCTTAAGAGTTGCATGCTATATAGCAGAAGCCTTGGAATATTGTATCAATGAAGCACGAACTTTGTATTTTGATCTAAATCCAAATAAAGTTCTTCTTGATGAG GCCGGCAGTCCTTGTCTTTCTTGTTTCGGTCTTGCAAAAAATCACAGGAAAGGTAGATGTTACCGCACTAACATTTCTTACACGCCTCCAGAGTGCGTATCGG gAATGGTCACTCCTGAAAGCATGATATACAGCTTTGGCATTCTGCTACAAGATCTACTTAGCGGAAAGAAAATTCCGCGAGACGAG GCACTAGAGCTGGTATTGGGTAAAAAAATCTCTATCATTCTAGATTCTCGTTTGAATGGTGAATATTCCATTGAAGAGGCAACTGTTTTGATGAAACTTGCTTATCAATGTTTGGAACATAATCCTATGGACCGACCCACTATAGGAGATGTTATTGCAACCCTTGCACAAGTTCAAAACAATGCTGGG